A single window of Nyctibius grandis isolate bNycGra1 chromosome Z, bNycGra1.pri, whole genome shotgun sequence DNA harbors:
- the NUDT2 gene encoding bis(5'-nucleosyl)-tetraphosphatase [asymmetrical] produces MAVRACGLIIYRRLQSAQSSKVTDGIEYLLLQTSYGTHHWTPPKGHVDPGEDDLQTAFRETQEEAGLQASQLTLIEGYKKELHYPVHGKPKTVIYWLAEMKDCNTEIKLSEEHQAFQWLKLEDACKFAEYEDMQATLKEVHQFLCSKE; encoded by the exons ATGGCTGTGAGAGCTTGTGGCTTGATCATCTACAGGAGGCTGCAGTCAGCACAGTCTTCTAAGGTCACTGACGGTATCGAATACCTCCTGCTTCAGACATCTTATGGGACCCATCACTGGACCCCACCCAAAG GCCATGTGGATCCAGGAGAGGATGACCTGCAGACAGCCTTCCGGGAAACGCAGGAAGAGGCTGGTCTTCAGGCCAGTCAGCTCACCCTCATAGAGGGGTACAAGAAAGAACTGCACTATCCTGTCCATGGCAAACCTAAGACTGTCATTTACTGGTTGGCAGAAATGAAGGACTGTAACACGGAAATCAAGCTCTCGGAGGAGCACCAAGCTTTCCAGTGGCTGAAGCTGGAGGATGCTTGCAAATTTGCGGAATATGAAGACATGCAGGCTACACTGAAAGAAGTGCATCAGTTTCTCTGCTCCAAAGAATAA